The following DNA comes from Anaerostipes rhamnosivorans.
CTGAAGCCCTATCAGGGGAACCGGAGGCAGAGACTCTGTATCGGTACACTGCCGATTTTGACCCAATATAATCTGACGGCCCGTTTAAAATTGTTCACGGAGCAAAATACATGGATTGATTTTTCTTTTGAAGAGACAGAAGAGGCGCAGCTTTTGGTAGGGCTTCGCCAGAAAAAGTATGATTATATTATTGCCAGGGAGAATCTATTCTCAAAGCTTGGATGTGTCTCTGTTCCGCTGGCAGAGGATGAACTGATGGCCGTTCTCCCTGAAAACCACAGATTATGCAGCTGTTCATCTGTAAAGCTGACGGATCTGTACGATGAAAAGTTCATATTAATGAATGCGTACACATCCATACACCAGCTTTGCATCCAGATTCTGAAAGACGCAGGCATTACTCCTGAGATTGTTCGGACCGGAAGGGTAGAATCCATTATCAGCGGCGTTGCAGTGGGCGAAGGTATCAGCCTGCTGGCAAAAAGCAACTTCCGGATCTTTCAGGCCGGCCAGGTAAAAGTTGTACCGCTGGATCCGCCTACGAAATTATCTGTTGTCCTTGCAAAGCTTGCGGGAACAGCGCAGACAGATGCCATGAGGATCTTTGCAGACTACATGTGCAACGGGTGTGAGGTATAATACTATCATCACACCATCCGCTGCCTTTATTCTTTTACAGTTTTCTGATCTGTAGTGCCATTTCCATAATACAATCTTTTGTCTGCTGGCAAAATCCCAAGCGGTCATAAAAACCGTGATCCATACCCTGGTAACGGATCACCTCACACGGTATCCCAGAATCCCACAATCTTTCAGCAAATAAATCATTGGATAAGCGGAAATAGTCAAATTCGGCTTCGATGATCACCGCTTTTTTTAGTTTGGACAAATCATTTGCATAAAGCGGAGAAATCGAAGGATCCTTCACATCTTCTCCGTTGGCTGCGTACAAATCATGAATGGTATTGTTTAAAATCCGAAAGCGGTTGAGTCTTGTGATTGCATGATTGTAGTGTTCAGGGATGACTTCATATTTATGATAGTCCCAGTAGTCCGTATCTTCGGCATATGATAAATCCAGTGCACCGTACACCGGCATGGTCAGCGCAACTTTTTTTCCTGTTTCAGAAAGGGAGCATGAAACTGCCAGATTGCCGCCGGCACTTTCGCCGGCAGCAGTGATTTTGTTTCTGTCCAAATTCCATTCTTCCGCATGGTCCCAGATCCAAGAGATAACCTCTTTGCAGTCATTGAGAGCCGCGGGGAACGGATTTTCAGGAATCAATCGGTAGTCCACGGAAATGACAGTAGCTTTGGACTGTTCTGCCAGAAACTTGCATTGATTCTCAAGAACCTTAGTACTTCCCCCGAGGAAGCCTCCGCCGTGGAAGAAAATCACAGGTTTCTGCATTTGCCCATTTGGTAAACGAAAAAAAGTTACAGGGATAAAGCGGTCAGAAAGTCTGATCAAAAAGGGCATTTCTTCTACCAACTCTTGTGTGATGTCCAAATTCTCAGATCCCATTTCAAGCCTCAGGGAAGAGAGATCCATAAAAGGTGTGAAGGGGGCGTTCTCATAGCCTGTCAGAAAAACTCCGGACTTTTCCACCTTCCCGATCACAGAAGGATCGAGAAGGTGGTCCCTGTTACAGCAGGGAATTTGTTTCAGTCTGCAGCAATCGTTACTTTCAGCATAAAGAGGGATCGTTTTTTCTTTAAACATACAGATCTCCTTATAATGATTCTATGAGCAGCAGATCTTCCTGGGAAGAGACGGATCCCTCCCGGAGTAAGGTCATTTTTCTCTCAGAGCCGCCGGATGTATCAACAATGATGACCGTAGGGTCAAACCCTGCTTTTTTAATCTCATCTATTTCAGCTGCAGCAATTAAATCTCCAGGCATGACAATATCACCAGTCTTTACATGAGACGTAAAGTATTTACCATCTAATTTTACCGTGTCAATTCCGATATGTATTAAAAATTCTTCCTGGTTTTCACTTACAATGCCATAGGCATGCAAGGTTGGATAAACGGCGGCCACAGTTCCAGCAACAGGTGCGGTGATTTGTCCATTTTTGGGAATTACTGCAATACCTTTTCCAAGGGCCTCAGAGGAAAATGCAGGATCCTTTACTTTGTTCAAAGGGAGAACCGTTCCGTCAGCAGGCGCATGTACTTTGATTGCCACAGCCTTGCATGTGGATGTACCGAGCTCTGTATGATCTGCCGTGATATTTGCATCAGCCCGTTCTGATTCCGGTATCATAGAATCATTAAAACCGAAAAGATAAGTAAGAACAGCGGAAATCAGGAAAGCACCAAAATAGGCAATTATAAACCCGGTAAATCCGGCACCGAAGTAAGCAGGGAAGGTTGGAATGGCAGCGACGGCTACAGCCATAGCCCTGGCACCGCAGGCTCCTGCAACGGCACCACCGATACCTCCTCCAATGATAGCAGCCGCAAATGCTCTGCGATATTTTAGTGTAATTCCATAAATTGCGGGTTCAGAAATCCCGAAGAATCCCATGAGAGCCGCAGGGGCCGCAATCTGTTTCAGCCGTTGATCTTTTGTTTTCAGCCATACACCGAAAGCGGCGCCTGACTGGGCGATAATGCTGGGACCAAATACAGCCAGGATAGTATCAAAACCAAACTTTTCAATGTTGGAGAAAATGATCGGGAATAATCCCCAATGAATTCCGAAAATAACAAGCACCTGAGCAATGGCGCCGATGAAACCTCCCGCAATCATAGGGTTAAATCCATACAGATTCATGTAAAAGCCTGCTATCGTATTACTGAGCATAGAGCCAAGAGGTCCAAAGACGGTAATCGTCACAGGAACTACAATTAGGAGAGAGAAAAACGGAGCAATCCGGCTTCTGATCTTCTCAGGAAGCAGTTTTGCGAGGCCTTTTTCTACATAGGAGAGCAGTAAGATTGCAAATATAATCGGGAATACGCTGCTCTTAAATGTAGTAAGCTGTACAGGAATACCTAAAAAGCTGATAGCCTTTCCGGCATCATAAAGAGCCGTCAGATTCGGATATAATAATGCTCCGGCAATTGTTACGGACACAAACATATTTGTCTTAAAGCGTTTGGCACAAGTGATCGCCAGCACCACTGGAAGAAAATAATATAGACTGTCCGCAGCTGCATTTAAAATCTGATAGGTTCCGCTGGCGTCTGTCAAAAGACCGGATGCAGTGAGGATGCTCAAAAGTCCCTTTAAAATACCAGCGCCGATCAGTACGTCAATGAGGGGAGTAAACAGACTGGAGATGATCTCCAGAGCTGATCCTAAAAACCCTTTCTTTTTCTGACTGCCGGCATCCGAAGAAGCAGAAGAACTCTGCGGAAAGATCCCCTGGAGTTCTTCATAAATGTACTGGACCTGGGGACCGAGTACAATCTGGGTCTGCCCTGCTACATCCATCACAGATAGAATACCATCCAGCTTATCAAGACTTTCCCGGTCGATTTTGCTGGAATCTTTCAGGTCAAGGCGAAGCCTTGTGGAGCAGTGGGAATAAGAAATCACATTTCGCTTCCCGCCTACTTTCTGCAGAATTTCTTCTGCCATTTGTTTGTTTGTCATGTTGTTTCCTCCTTAAGATTGAAATAATTTATCTTAAGTCTTGCCTGCCCGAAGCAGTCACAATCTTAGCAACCGATGATTTACAGCTTTCTGCTCTCTGACAGCAGCCGTTCAATATGAATGGTCAGATAGACCTGTTCACTTTTTGTAATAGTATAGTCATAACTTTTATGTATGTAAGAAGCAATCTTCCGGGAACATTGAAATGCTTCCGGCATGTTTTCCTGAACCTGAGGGTATAAAAAAGATGCTTCTTCTGCCGGAGGCTCATTCATCATAAGCCGCTGGGAAAAGAATTTTAAATGCAGTATGAACCTTGTATAGTTCAATGAACTTTCATCAAAATCAATTTTAAACTCATATTGTACAATGCTGCAGATTCCTTTGATCAGCCTTGTCATGTCGATAACAGACTGGATCTCTTGTCCGTTAAGTTCTGCATTAATAATATGCAAGGCAACAAAACTGGCTTCATCTTCGGGGAGCTCCACCTTGAGAGTGGAATTCATCAGTTTGATTGCTTCCAACGCAATCTGATATTCCTGGGGATAGAAACGTTTGATTTCCCACATCAACTGATTTTGGAACAAAAGTCCTTGTTTAAAACGTTCTACCGCATAATACATGTGGTCACAGAGAGTCACATAGATATTCTGATTTAATTCCTTAGAAAGCTTTTGTTCTGCATGCTGCTTAATCTGATCCGCCAGATAAAAGTAATCAATAGGAATCTGTTTTAACAGCTCCGAAAGTCTGTTTCCTGTAGCTTCTTCTTCCAGTAAGAAAATTCGTTCAATTTTTTCTGTCTCCACCGGATCCCCTTTTTTCTTCTGAAAACCCAGTCCAAGGCCGGTGAGAATAATGTCCTGTCCCTCTTGGTTTTTTGAAAATATGACATTATTGTTTAAGACCTTTTTAACATGAAAGCACTCCTGCTCCATTATTTTCCCTCCCTCAAATATAAAAAGAGACCTAAATTATAATAAGACATAATTCATGCCTTATTATAATTCAGGTCTCGCCTATTCTATGATAGTCACGATCCCTATCGAATTGTTGATACAAATTTATCACAGCTGCCGTAAACTGTCAACTGGATGTTGAGAATTTGTATAAATGTGATAAAAACAAACTTTGGTCAGATATTACAACATGATAACCGTAACACCCATATCTCCCTCGCCGAATTCTCCGTCTTGGTATCCAGAGATCCGTTTTTGTTTTTTCAGAGTCTTTAAGTAGTTATGGATACCTTTTCTCAGGGCTCCTGTTCCCTTTCCGTGAATGACGGTAATCTGTCCAAGGTTTGCCAGACAGGCGTCATCAATAAACTTATCCAGCTGGGAAATAGCCTCATCTACAGTCATGCCCAGTACATTGATCTCCGGGCGGATGCTGGAGGACTTGTTGATGGCAGTCCGCCCGCTGTTTCTGGCTTCGTTTCTTGCATTTTCCCGCTTCACCTGTTTTACGCTCTTCGTGATCTCCAGATCCTTTACATTGATTTTAGAGCGCATCATGCCCATCTGTACATATAAATCCCCTTTGGAATTGGGCAGTGTCTGGACAGTACCGTTCAGAGACAGGCTGGTCACATAGACCTCATCCCCAATCTGGAAATCGCCTGGCTCATGCTTTTTAGAAGCCCGTTTTTTGGAGCGGTAGGCCATATCTTTTTCCAGGCCGGACATCTTGCCACGCAGGTCACTTCGCATATGCTCCATTTTTCTGTTTGCATCTTTCCCAGACTGTTTCTTTAACTTGTTATACTCTTTAATAGTCTCATCGGCAGTATCCTTAGCCTCAGAAATGATGCGGTAGGCCTCTTCCCTTGCCTCTCTGAGCAGCTTCTCTCGTTTTTCCTTGATGTTTTCCTGCCGCTCTTTCAGGCTTTGCCTGAGAGATTCAATCTCTTTTCTGTATTCAAAAATCTCTTCCTGTTCCTGCTCAATCGTCTGTTTGCTCTTTTCCAAGTCAGCCAGGATGGTCTCAAAGTCTTTGACCGACTGGTCAATCTGGCCGGAAGCATGGTCAATGATGTGATTATCCAGCCCAAGCTTCTGGGAAATAGCAAATGCATTACTCTTGCCGGGAATCCCGATCATCAGCCTGTAAGTTGGAGACAGTGTCTCCACGTCAAACTCACAGGAAGCGTTTTCCACACCCTCAGTGGAAAGTGCAAACATCTTAAGTTCACTGTAGTGAGTCGTCGCCATGGTTTTTACGCCCCGGTCATGCAGATCCGTTAAGATAGAAATAGCCAGTGCGGCGCCTTCCACCGGGTCGGTTCCCCCGCAAAGCTCATCCAGCAACACAAGAGAATTCTTGTGGGCTTTTTGGATGATGGAGACAATGTTGGTCATGTGAGAGGAGAAGGTACTTAAATTCTGCTCAATGCTCTGCTCGTCTCCGATGTCCGCAAATACTTCCTCATAGATTCCCAGGCTGGATCCCTGGAATGCAGGAATATGAAGACCCGCCTGTCCCATGAGCGTAAACAGCCCAACGGTTTTCAGAGAAACGGTCTTACCTCCGGTATTGGGACCGGTAATGACCAGCATGGAGAAGGCGTCGCCGAGAGTTACGTTAATAGGCACCACCTTCTTAGAATCCAGCAAAGGATGGCGCCCCTGTTTGATATTAATGACACCGTCTTCCCTAAAGATCGGTTTGCTGCCGTTATAATCTTTGGCATACTTGGCTTTCGCGAAGATAAAATCCAGCTGAATCAAAAGCTTTTGGTTCTGGGCCAGTCCGTCCAGATCGTAGGAAGCCTGTTCACTCAGCAGGGATAAAATACGTTCGATCTCAGTCTGTTCCTGTCCCTCCAGTTCTTTCAGCTGGTTGTTCAGTGTGACCACGGCCATCGGCTCGATAAATAAAGTAGAACCGCTGGAGGACTGGTCATGGATCATTCCTTTAAACTGTCCCCGGTACTCTTGTTTGACCGGAATACAGTATCGGCCGTTTCTCATGGTGACAATGGCATCCTGCAGCATGTCTTTGTTGGCAGAAGAACTGACCATCGTTGTCAGCTGGCTGTGGATCTTCTGGTTGGTCAGCTTCATGCTCCTTCGAATATCTTTTAAGGCCGAAGAAGCATCATCACTGATCTCCTCAGGGGAAATGATACAGTGTCTGATATCCTTCAAAAGACCGTCCATAGGCACAAGAGACTCAAACACAGAATCCAGAGAATCGGCATCTGCCATATCATCCTTCTGCGCCCCGTAGGACAGAGCGTTTTTCACCGCCTCCAAAAGACCTGCGATCTCTAACAGTTCCCCGGCACTTAATGTCCCCTTCATTTTCAGGCGCTTCAGAGAAGCACCCAGATCCTGGACGCCGAAAAAAGAAATGCTCCCCTGCTTATATAGCCTGGTCAGAGCATCCTGGGTCTGTTCCTGGGCCAGAGAGATCTCTGGTTCCTGTGTCATCGGCTGGAGAGTTTCGCAGGCTTCTCTCCCAAGCTCGGTAGTCGCATAGGCAGCAAGCCGTTCGATGACTTTGTCATATTCTAATGTATTTAAAACTTTTTGATTCATAATTATTCCCTCAGATTCATTGAAAACCATTATTAAAGAAGGTTTTCCTTTTTTGATTCAGAAAAAGTGTAGCATAAAATATGGGGCATGTAAACGAGGCAGACGGCAATTTTACAGTGGATTTTCAGGGGAGTTTATGTAATAATAGGGAAAGTAAAAGAGGTGCGGGCTCTAAGGCGGCCCTAGAAAGGTTAAATTATGAGATATATAAGTGAGCTGCATGAAGGAGATATGGTTTCAGAGGTATTTTTGTGCAAGACAAAGACATCGGGCACATCAAAGTTTGGAAAGACCTATTATTCTCTTTCGCTCCAGGATAAAACCGGAATGATCGACGGAAAAGTATGGGAACTGAACAATGCCATCGGCCATTTCGAGGCTATGGATTATATTATGGTGAAAGGGAAGGTTACAAACTTCCAGGGGAATAACCAGTTAAATATTGAGATGATCCGGAAAGCAGACGAAGGAGAATACCAAATCTCCGATTACATGCCGTCTACAAAAAAAGATATTGATGAAATGTTTGACGAGCTTTTAGGGATGATCGAAAAGGTGCAGAATCCCTTCCTGAAAAAGCTTGCCCTGAGGGTCTTCGTAGAAGACAAAGAATTTGCCAAGAAATTCAAGATACATTCTGCGGCCAAAAGCGTACATCACGGATACATCGGAGGGCTCTTAGAGCACTCCTTAAGTGTTGCAAAGCTGTGTGAACAGTATGCAGTCCTGTACCCGCAGTTAAACAGAGACCTGCTTGTCACCACAGCCTTGTTTCACGACATCGGAAAGGCAGAGGAACTGTCCGCATTTCCGGAAAATGACTATACAGACGAAGGCCAGCTAGTGGGACATATTGTCATGGGGACCATCAAGCTTTCCAAGCTGATGGATGAGATCCCGGGATTCCCCGCAAAGCTTGCCAACGAGGTTAAGCACTGCATTCTGTCCCATCACGGAGAGCTGGAGTTTGGTTCCCCGAAAAAACCTGCATTGGCAGAGGCGATTGCACTGAGCCAGGCAGATAATTTTGACGCTAAGATGGAGACATTTTCAGAGATTATCGAGAAAAAACAGGAAGGCCAGGAGTGGTCCGGTTTCCAGCGTTTATTTGATACAAAGATCAGAGAGACATCCATTTAGTCAGACTGGATGGTTATATATAAGAGGTGCCTATGAAATTTAAAAAGAATCAATTAGTGGAAGTAGAAATTGATGATATGGGCAATGAAGGAGAGGGCATCGGCCATGCAGACGGCTATGCCCTCTTTTTAAAAGATGCCGTTGTGGGGGACAAGGTCCTGGCCCGCATCATCAAAACAAAGAAGAATTATGGATTTGCCAGAGTAGAAAAACTTTTGGAGCCCTCCCCTGACCGGGTAGAGCCAAGATGTCCGTCCGCTCGTCCGTGCGGTGGATGTACTCTCCAGCATCTGTCCTATGAAAAGCAGCTGGAGTATAAGTTTAACAAGGTGAAGAATTGTCTGGAGCGGATCGGCGGGATTGAAAATGCCGCTTCTTTAATGGAGCCGATCTACGGAATGGACGAGCCTTATTATTACCGCAACAAGGCCCAATTCCCAGTGGGACGCAACAAGGACGGAAAGTTAATCACCGGATTTTATGCTGGAAGAACCCACTCCATCATTGACTGTATCCACTGCTCGATCCAGCATCCAGTAAATGAGGAAATACTCACTAAGGTTCTGGAATATATGGAGAAGCATCACGTGGAACCTTATGATGAAGAGCGGCATAAAGGGCTGGTGCGCCATATTATGACCCGAGTTGGGTTTGTGACAGGAGAAATTATGGTCTGTCTTGTGGTAAATGGAAGCAAAAAGGACCTGTCGCACCTTTCGGAACTTGTGGATTCTTTAAAAGAGATTGACGGGATGACAAGCATCTGCGTCAACAGCAACCGGGAGAAGACGAACCGAATCCTGGGGAACAAAGTAGAAGAAGTCTATGGGCCGGCTTATATCTATGATTATATTGGAAATGTGAAATATCAGATTGGGCCGCTGTCTTTTTTCCAGGTGAATCCGAGACAGACGAAAGTGCTGTATGAGAAGGCACTAGAATATGCCGGACTCTGCGGGGATGAGACTGTGTGGGATCTTTACTGCGGTATCGGTACGATTTCTCTGTTTTTGGCACAGAAAGCAAAACAGGTTTACGGAGTTGAGATCGTAAAAGAAGCGATTGAGGATGCAAGATTGAATGCTGATATGAACCATATGGAAAATGTTCAGTTCTTTGTGGGGAAAGCGGAAGAAGTTCTGCCCCGGGAGTATGAAAAGAACGGGGTTTATGCAGATGTAATCGTTGTGGATCCTCCCAGGAAAGGGTGTGATAAGACACTTTTGGATACTATGGCGGCGATGGGGCCGAAAAGAATTGTTTATGTCAGCTGCGATCCGGGGACCTTGGCTCGGGATTTGAAGATGCTGGGGGAGAAACAGTATGAAGTAAGGAAAGTGGCGGTTGTGGATCAGTTTGGGTGCACATCTCATGTTGAAACCGCCGTGTTGCTGGTGCGAAAACCTTGATTCTACGGGCGTTTGTGGGATTGTTTGGAGAAAATGGAGTTGTGTTTTCCGAGAGGTAAGATGGATAAGCTCCCGCAGATAGGGGGACGGGGTAATGCCATGTGAGTATGAGAAATGAGTTTTGTTTTGTGGAAAGATACCACGAGGCAAAACCCATACTTTGTGGCGATATTAAAGGTTGCAGTTAAATATTGTTGTAATATTTTTCCGGTATGTATTTTATTACATTGGGGAAAATGGAGAAATATAAATGAAGATATGGATTGAAATGAGCCGGGATATAGAACATGGTGGTAATGAATGGGGATTTACAGAATGTATATGGGCACCGACGTATAAGAAGGGCAAAGCCGGAAATAAGTCGTGGCTATTTTGGGAGAATGTAAATAGGGTGAAATCTGGTGACTTTATTATTCATCTTAGAGGTAAAGGGAAAGAGGCAGAAATTGTTGGGTGTTCTATTGCCAAAACAGATGGTTATAGGACTGAAGAACGCCCACCTATCGCTGGCGGATGGGACTATTGTAATAGTTTTTATAGAGCAACATTAACTGATTTTTTTAGATTTAAAAATTCTATTAATCTTTATCAGTTGTTTTTTGACAAAGAAATAGATTTAAAAAACTACTATGAGAAAAAAAGTAAGCCTAAGAACTTATTTTTTACAATACAATCTGGTAGACTGCAATGCTTAAATGGCGGATATCTTTCAGAGGTTGATGAAGCTCTTTTGGAAATAATATTAGATGGTGTACAAAAGTTTACTGATGAGTCTGTTTTTATTGGTGTATCAGTATCGACATCTACGATCTTAAAACAAATTAAAGCGCGAGTTGGGCATGATCGCTTTGCAACAAATGTAAAAAATAATTATAATAATCGGTGCTGTTTTCCGGGATGTAAGATTGCAGACAAAGAATTTTTGGTTGCTTCTCACATTGCAAGATGGGCGGATAACACTAATAAGCGAGGAGATACTTCAAATGGACTATGCCTATGCCCTATTCATGATAAAGCTTTTGAAATAGGATATTTTTCATTGGATGATAATCTTAGAGTATGTGTAGAAAAGAGAATTGATCATAGTCAAATATTTAAGGAATACATTTCCAAGTTTGTAGGCATGCCAATATCTAAAGGTCATATTGAGCCAGATCGCGAAGCCCTAAGAGAGCATAGAAAAAGATGTAATATCTCGGAATAGAATTGATAATTATTATATACATAATCAAATAAATTGGAAAGAGTATTGTGGAACAGCAGGGTGGTTATGAAGAAGCAGAATATGGAAGCAGATTAATAGCGGAATTATACAAAACAGATGACGATAGATTTTGGCAAAGGTTTCACGCCGACTAATCTTAAATATATGATATAGTTTTATCTGACCTTTCCAAATAGCCACGCACTGCGTGGCGAATTGAGTTGGACACATTACCGCCTGCTCTTGCGCGTGGAAAATGAAAAAGCCCGTGAGTTCTATACAGAAGAGGCCATAAAATCGAATTGGAGTACACGGCAGTTGGAAAGACAAATTAATTCTTTCTTTTATGAAAGGTTGTTGTCCAGCCAAAATAAAGAAAAAGTTTCAGAGGAAATACAGAAATTGGAGCCCACAAAAGTGCCAGAGAATGTTATCCGCGATCCATATGTATTAGAGTTTCTGGGATTAAGCCCGAATGATGATTTTTATGAGAGTGATCTTGAAGAAGTATTGAATTAGGGAGATAACCCACCGATAGGAATTGTTCTTTGTGCGGATAAAAGTGAATCTGTGGTAAAGTATACATTGCCAGAAAATGAAACACAGATTTTTACGTCAAAGTATAAGCTATATCTTCCAAGCGAAGAAGAACTGTCACAGGAATTGCAAAGAGAGTACCGGGCATTGGAAAATGATAAAGAAAAATCAAAATAACCTTACTTGAATAAAATTTAATTTTTGTGGGAGGGATAAATTTATTCATAAAGGAGTAATTTTTATTAAAATGGGGTAAGAGGGGTTAAATTAACGAAGTAATTTACCCCACCAGTATGTTATGAAAAAAGGATGGGGAAAGAATAGACATTGAAATGACCGTAGATAGGGAAGATGTGTCGGAGAAAGTAGAAGCGATAAAGGATGCGTTTAAGCATTTTGAAGTCATCTAAAAATATGAGTGTATCATTAGAAATAGTGGTACGCTTTCTTTTTTATGAATTTGTTTTTCGCTGACCAATCTTTATATTAAACTACCTTATAAATAGAATTAGAAGTGTCA
Coding sequences within:
- a CDS encoding DUF1016 N-terminal domain-containing protein — its product is MSWTHYRLLLRVENEKAREFYTEEAIKSNWSTRQLERQINSFFYERLLSSQNKEKVSEEIQKLEPTKVPENVIRDPYVLEFLGLSPNDDFYESDLEEVLN